The genome window GAAagtgaaaatgaatacaaaggcttctcgagtaatccagcccgcatcaatcccgaaaatggtagcttcacaattgaccttcacaatagtttcatggctgttgcggtgttcaggcgactcagttgtaaaaactaaggaATGAGGAACAAGAGTTCTCaaataatgaacaactataatttgtgaaaggtgagcacatgcgatcgcCACCGTTCCAAACATACCCCAGATATCTACATGCCGGGAGTCAGTTATAGACATGTcgaaagtattaatgatgcCATAAGccagatctcccaaaactccattccaatcattctcattgataacaCAGAAAGACATAACAATCACAAATATAACAACGCAGAATCACCCAAAaattgggtactaaatcaacacGCGCCAAAAGGCTAGACAAGAAAACACAATCGgatttttgatttcaaaagatctgatttattcatAAAACAATCAAGCTCAAACTCAAATCCGAAACAGGTCCgagaataaaactcgattggaatcttcgaggtttaagcaacactcgattttattaaaaaacaaaaaactgataaatagtgaagaagatgggagagcgaaaaagatttggtggatgaagaggatgaaggtgaagaatggaAGTGACGGTTAGTTTTGGGAATCGACTGTATTTAATTTCTAATCAAGATGCATATACTTTTTTACATCCCAAtcatgtgaatttttttttaccagTTTCTGGAAATGTCGAGATCTCTGGGACACTCCACACGGCacgaatataaaatttatataaataaatttaataaaaataatgttaaatccGAATTTAACTCTCAAAGCTTCCATTTCTAGAGAAACTGCTCTAATGAACAAAAGTTCCAGGTCGGGACAATAAACACAAAATcctgtatgtttttttttttttgataagtaaAATCCTGTATGTTGAAAGATGAACCCTTCGATGGCTTTAATCGATGGCGCTGAAAGTCTGCCTCCTCCATTTCACATAAGCCATATAGCCCCAGTCGACCATTTCCATTGGCCCACCTACATGTGTTGCCTGAGGCATGTCAAACATGAAACACCTCCAAATGGTGTGACAATAATTTTGCTTGAAATCGAAATGATAAGAAGCATGAAGTAAAACACACTGATAAAGTGAGAGTAAGTGATAACTAATCAAACAAACAAATGAAATTTAGAGAAACGAGTACTTTATGACAGAATTTCTGTTTCTAACAGAAATCAAGGAAATAGTTtgagatttttaattaataattataatataaatttacatatttCTAAAATTCAATTTTAGTGAAATCTAATTAGAATTCATTTGTACATGCAAGAGTAGTCTGTGATTTGTaacaataaaacatatataaaaatatgaaaaatacaaCATATATACTTAgagtaaataatttttaataattaaagagAAAAGACTTTATaggattataatttataaatgtaaCAGAAGTCTCCGATTTTAATAGttacaattattataaatacatttttttgacagacaattatcataaatacttataaatatataaacagttATATAATGAATAAGAATTTAGGGGTGAAACCGTGAAATTTGTAGAAGCATGGAATAATAACATTAGAATTGTACGaaagaattatataattaatataaatttaattacaaattaaataatttaaaatcataagcCGACAAGGATTCATTTATTAATTAAGAAATACGGATTTTCAATTTCTGACatgataaaaatagtaaatttataaaatatagaaccaatttttttttaatctgcaAAGGtctaatatcaatatatatatttatcaattagGCTAGAATACGAAACAAGAGCTCTAAAATTGAGCAGCAGCTGAGTACGTATAAACCAAACAATAAATTGTTTTCTAGCCTTAAAATATAACAGTGTAACCATGTCATCTGATCGCTTCATCTTCGAATAATTTCGTAAAGGCTCGTCTCATGGCattatctatatatctatataaaggaAAATCCAGGGCGGCTGACGTGGCTATTTTCTCCTTGCTCTTAGACTGAATCCTCTCCTCTCAGGCTTTCCAGCATATATCAATTATTCCGTTGCCTCTTTTCTTCTTATTTAATCTCTATTTTTTTATGCCTGATCAGTTTCGTAACTGAAGCCTCATCATCTCCTCGGGCAGCAGTTATAAATAACCCTCCGGCAATCGTTTCTTTTCGCTTGGTTATTTCTTTCTCGAAAATTAGCTTCGCACACACTATTGGACCTCTTTGTTGGGCTGGCTTGGCTATAGCGATTGCTGCAACGGCGTTGTTCTTCCAGTGGGCGTTCTCTTCTTCATCTCTGGCTTAGTCGTCAATCTTCTTCAGGTATTAGTTTTCCGAATTTCTTCTCTTACTTTTTGTGATTTACCAAATGTTCATCtcgattttatatattatacattgtCACAGGATTTTAAGGTTTCTTGCAACCTGGGATTTTACATACTTGCTGAAAGATTTACAGGGTGGTTGCGAAGTTGTTGTGGCTGGAACTCTGATTGATTGGTGGGCTGTTGTTAAGGTCAATCCCATTTCTTGGAAATTATctgttgttttatttttttcttaccACTTATGTGTAGTTTCTATCATGAAATTACTGTTATTGGGGTCAGGCAATTCAAATTGGTTCATGAATCAGCTAAATAGACTGTTGGGATTGGGTTTTCTGATTTTCTTGAAATTGGGACTGTTTTTAATTGTTTGATTGATGCGGGTTTTGTTCCGTGTCTtcaatttattgtttttttgttgTAAATGAGTTCTTAATTTTGTTGGGTTTGTGTGATTGGTGAATTGGCTTTCTGTTTATTGGTGTTTCTGTTCTGGATGTTTGTTTGATGTGATTGTGGATTTGTGTTTATGAAATGTGTTGTTTTGAATGAGCTGAATGCTGATGATATTTTCGGATGGAAGGTTAGATTTTTAATGTTGGGTATTAGATTGAGAATTAAGAAAATAGATAGTTGTGTATGATGTTTTCACCATGTGAATTAAgtttgtgtttttatttttgatgttttttttagTAGCTGAGATTGGAGGGGTGTTTATTGCAGGGGGTTTAGTGGGAATGGCTGGGACTGCAACCGAAGAGTTTGGAGTTGGCAGGTCGTTGGCTGAGTCGCGATCTTCTGAGCATGTAGAAAATGGATCGCCTTTAATAGAGGGGAGACTCTGGAATACAGAGACACGAAGGTCTCCACAACATCTATATTGATATGTTTCAAGCATGATTTGCATCTAGCATGCATGCTTATAAGTTTGCTCTTTATTCACTTGATGTCTGATTTTCGTATGGGAGGCTTTCTTTACAGCTATTTAGTAGCAACTGTTTATTCTTTTGTGCTTTCTTGCTTGCTTAAAGAGTTTGGGAGTAGGATTGTGAGTTTGGTTCAAGAAGTTTACTCTCAGATCTTCCTTTTCTGGATACTAAGATTTTGTTGTCTTAATCCAAGGTATGGCCATGTTTTTGTCACAAATACTTACCACTCCAGGTCTCTTGCAAGGGATAAAAAAAATACTCTTTCTGGCAACAACTAAAGTTGTGGAGTCGGCTACTGATGTTGGGAATCTGCATTTACTTCAAACACGCGCTGATGATGACTACTCTCTCAGGTATGTATAGTTCCAGGGGCCAAAAATTAGGCATGTAGGAGTATTATAATACTGTGCATATATAGTTGAAATAGCACAACAATAGTTTAAatttcacaaatttcaattatattttgtgTTTTTCAAGAATTTAACAAACAATGAGcacatataataaatatacagaATTTCAAGGAAGTCGGCAGTGGATGCAAGGTATATGAGGTTCTGTATTGGTAGGTGGACCATCGACGGCTTGCAAAATTTGTACTACGAAGACTTAACCACAAAAATCAGAATGTGGAATCTAGCAGGCTATAAATGTTACGACGCTATATTTCAAGGCGAGAGGCAGTATTATGAGCAGATCTTTAGTGGTAAGTAAGTTGCAGtgcatttttttaataactCCAGAACATGTTCCGCTCGATATCAGTCGCAAATTTATCTTATAAGGCAAGTAATATTATTAATAGCCtcgattttatatattatacattgtCACAGGATTTTAAGGTTTCTTGCAACCTGGGATTTTACATACTTGCTGAAAGATTTACAGGGTGGTTGCGAAGTTGTTGTGGCTGGAACTCTGATTGATTGGTGGGCTGTTGTTAAGGTCAATCCCATTTCTTGGAAATTATctgttgttttatttttttcttaccACTTATGTGTAGTTTCTATCATGAAATTACTGTTATTGGGGTCAGGCAATTCAAATTGGTTCATGAATCAGCTAAATAGACTGTTGGGATTGGGTTTTCTGATTTTCTTGAAATTGGGACTGTTTTTAATTGTTTGATTGATGCGGGTTTTGTTCCGTGTCTtcaatttattgtttttttgttgTAAATGAGTTCTTAATTTTGTTGGGTTTGTGTGATTGGTGAATTGGCTTTCTGTTTATTGGTGTTTCTGTTCTGGATGTTTGTTTGATGTGATTGTGGATTTGTGTTTATGAAATGTGTTGTTTTGAATGAGCTGAATGCTGATGATATTTTCGGATGGAAGGTTAGATTTTTAATGTTGGGTATTAGATTGAGAATTAAGAAAATAGATAGTTGTGTATGATGTTTTCACCATGTGAATTAAgtttgtgtttttatttttgatgttttttttagTAGCTGAGATTGGAGGGGTGTTTATTGCAGGGGGTTTAGTGGGAATGGCTGGGACTGCAACCGAAGAGTTTGGAGTTGGCAGGTCGTTGGCTGAGTCGCGATCTTCTGAGCATGTAGAAAATGGATCGCCTTTAATAGAGGGGAGACTCTGGAATACAGAGACACGAAGGTCTCCACAACATCTATATTGATATGTTTCAAGCATGATTTGCATCTAGCATGCATGCTTATAAGTTTGCTCTTTATTCACTTGATGTCTGATTTTCGTATGGGAGGCTTTCTTTACAGCTATTTAGTAGCAACTGTTTATTCTTTTGTGCTTTCTTGCTTGCTTAAAGAGTTTGGGAGTAGGATTGTGAGTTTGGTTCAAGAAGTTTACTCTCAGATCTTCCTTTTCTGGATACTAAGATTTTGTTGTCTTAATCCAAGGTATGGCCATGTTTTTGTCACAAATACTTACCACTCCAGGTCTCTTGCAAGGGATAAAAAAAATACTCTTTCTGGCAACAACTAAAGTTGTGGAGTCGGCTACTGATGTTGGGAATCTGCATTTACTTCAAACACGCGCTGATGATGACTACTCTCTCAGGTATGTATAGTTCCAGGGGCCAAAAATTAGGCATGTAGGAGTATTATAATACTGTGCATATATAGTTGAAATAGCACAACAATAGTTTAAatttcacaaatttcaattatattttgtgTTTTTCAAGAATTTAACAAACAATGAGcacatataataaatatacagaATTTCAAGGAAGTCGGCAGTGGATGCAAGGTATATGAGGTTCTGTATTGGTAGGTGGACCATCGACGGCTTGCAAAATTTGTACTACGAAGACTTAACCACAAAAATCAGAATGTGGAATCTAGCAGGCTATAAATGTTACGACGCTATATTTCAAGGCGAGAGGCAGTATTATGAGCAGATCTTTAGTGGTAAGTAAGTTGCAGtgcatttttttaataactCCAGAACATGTTCCGCTCGATATCAGTCGCAAATTTATCTTATAAGGCAAGTAATATTATTAATAGCCtcgattttatatattatacattgtCACAGGATTTTAAGGTTTCTTGCAACCTGGGATTTTACATACTTGCTGAAAGATTTACAGGGTGGTTGCGAAGTTGTTGTGGCTGGAACTCTGATTGATTGGTGGGCTGTTGTTAAGGTCAATCCCATTTCTTGGAAATTATctgttgttttatttttttcttaccACTTATGTGTAGTTTCTATCATGAAATTACTGTTATTGGGGTCAGGCAATTCAAATTGGTTCATGAATCAGCTAAATAGACTGTTGGGATTGGGTTTTCTGATTTTCTTGAAATTGGGACTGTTTTTAATTGTTTGATTGATGCGGGTTTTGTTCCGTGTCTtcaatttattgtttttttgttgTAAATGAGTTCTTAATTTTGTTGGGTTTGTGTGATTGGTGAATTGGCTTTCTGTTTATTGGTGTTTCTGTTCTGGATGTTTGTTTGATGTGATTGTGGATTTGTGTTTATGAAATGTGTTGTTTTGAATGAGCTGAATGCTGATGATATTTTCGGATGGAAGGTTAGATTTTTAATGTTGGGTATTAGATTGAGAATTAAGAAAATAGATAGTTGTGTATGATGTTTTCACCATGTGAATTAAgtttgtgtttttatttttgatgttttttttagTAGCTGAGATTGGAGGGGTGTTTATTGCAGGGGGTTTAGTGGGAATGGCTGGGACTGCAACCGAAGAGTTTGGAGTTGGCAGGTCGTTGGCTGAGTCGCGATCTTCTGAGCATGTAGAAAATGGATCGCCTTTAATAGAGGGGAGACTCTGGAATACAGAGACACGAAGGTCTCCACAACATCTATATTGATATGTTTCAAGCATGATTTGCATCTAGCATGCATGCTTATAAGTTTGCTCTTTATTCACTTGATGTCTGATTTTCGTATGGGAGGCTTTCTTTACAGCTATTTAGTAGCAACTGTTTATTCTTTTGTGCTTTCTTGCTTGCTTAAAGAGTTTGGGAGTAGGATTGTGAGTTTGGTTCAAGAAGTTTACTCTCAGATCTTCCTTTTCTGGATACTAAGATTTTGTTGTCTTAATCCAAGGTATGGCCATGTTTTTGTCACAAATACTTACCACTCCAGGTCTCTTGCAAGGGATAAAAAAAATACTCTTTCTGGCAACAACTAAAGTTGTGGAGTCGGCTACTGATGTTGGGAATCTGCATTTACTTCAAACACGCGCTGATGATGACTACTCTCTCAGGTATGTATAGTTCCAGGGGCCAAAAATTAGGCATGTAGGAGTATTATAATACTGTGCATATATAGTTGAAATAGCACAACAATAGTTTAAatttcacaaatttcaattatattttgtgTTTTTCAAGAATTTAACAAACAATGAGcacatataataaatatacagaATTTCAAGGAAGTCGGCAGTGGATGCAAGGTATATGAGGTTCTGTATTGGTAGGTGGACCATCGACGGCTTGCAAAATTTGTACTACGAAGACTTAACCACAAAAATCAGAATGTGGAATCTAGCAGGCTATAAATGTTACGACGCTATATTTCAAGGCGAGAGGCAGTATTATGAGCAGATCTTTAGTGGTAAGTAAGTTGCAGtgcatttttttaataactCCAGAACATGTTCCGCTCGATATCAGTCGCAAATTTATCTTATAAGGCAAGTAATATTATTAATAGCCTCGCAACTGTCTTGAGGAAATTGTTTTTCAGCTTTCAGGATACTGTGCTCAATGAGAAATTAGACACTACCTTCAAAAGGCACGATTCATTCATTAACAGAATATGATATGAAGTATGTTACTTGCATTCACTGTACAAAAAAATGCTGGCAAATATTGTATCTCCGCCAACAGAAAGGTTGGGAAATCAGGAAGATGAACATTGTTTGGAagctttattttatttgatatttccTCTTGCGTTTATATTCAAGTTTCATGTCAAAGATAAGTTGTGGGATGTTGCTGGAGTTGGGGTTTGATGCAGGAGCTCTTGGAGCGTAGCGAAAGATTTTCGGCCATTTTTAGAAAaacattctcaaaaaaaaatatactttattctattataaattataaaaaaaattttttgttaaaaattaaaaatatactttaattttaatctttgaccatattttaatatttagagtCTAAATTGTAATAAAACGTAGTGaaacattttaattaattttagattttttattataaaaaatttcatatattttaacaataatattaaaagaaaagagctGAAAAGTGATACCATTACCATATAgatctttgaaaaaaaatctaattaaaTCTTTTTCACTCGATgccattttcttaaaatttattataaatacaaatcaatatttttaacatttattttatatggATTTGGACTAAACAAAAGATAGTGGAAACTAAGGTCGGGACTAATACAATAGCGAATACGCTTCTCATAAGTCACAAGACAGCGAAGGTTGAGATGAGAAGAAGGTCGATATGCTTTCTCAAGGGAATGGAAAGTGAATGACGACCATCAGAAGACTGCGGTGGCTCATTTTTGGAAgtcaaaaaaattctttaatGATCAAGAGCagtgaaaaatcacaaacaaagatttatttttagtacttttcttattttttcgGTTTAAGCACTTctgtgaaaataaaaaaaattaaaaacataattacTCGGATTACCATGCACATTATGTGATTAAACAGTCAcgttttctttatattttccCTTAAAATACAAATCCATAGAtgcacacaatttttttttaattgtatagATTCGGCAGCAAAAAATGTACTCTCAAAATCGtgtaaaatttgaaaagttgGCATGATTATTGTTAGATTTAAAATGCGAATACTGAACCatcctttaaaaaaattattatgtaatattttcttaaatcgCGCGAAGCGCGATTTATACACCTAAGTTTCTTATATAAAAGGTTAGCACCCAAAACCTCACTTATCAAAACCTACTTTTATAATCCACTACAACACTTACTTATCAGTAcctaatttcatatattaaacaCACACTAATCCAAATTAGCTATACAAAACACACACTAATCCAAAACAGGTCCACAAAGAGCATGGCTAGTCCCTCTTGATGCACGAAAGCACGCTTACTTATTGTTTATACGTATCCAATAGTAACCGCATTGTAACACTAATCTAATCTTAAACAAAAACATCATTGTACACAAACTCATCACAATGTTTCAATATTCAATCATTGCTGTTGATGTCAACCGCAACACTCAAATCTCCACCATCGATTTCTCCGACCACCACGTCGGATCGTTTGTTTTATCCACCCAAATTATGTCTTTTTCCAACATTCTTTAATGTTCAATTATTCCACTAATTAATCATAAACTAGCTGCtaattatttacttaaaaaaCCATTAAGCAAAGCAATGTGGAACAGTATAAATAATGGAGTGCGACTTTTGGTTCAAAATTAGACAACTAGAGGTTATAAAAAACAAGTGGAAACCTTAGTGTCACCTAACAAAATTTATGGAAACTCGTCGGAATATTACTACAAACACTGTCGGATTCTGTTTACTTCCGTCGGAATTGATACAATATATCATCGCAAACCTTGTGTTGCCCGATATTTTCGTGCTGAGAACGGTCAACAAGTTTATCACCTCGGTGATATCTGATCGAGATTTTGTTCGAGATTATAATATTCGATCGAGCTCGGCGACTTGGCTGTTTGTTTACAAGAAGCGGTGGCATCGCGACGCGATGCTCCATGGATTTACTGATTGTTCGAATCGATGGTTTGGAATTTTGATAGCGGATGTTTTGAGATCAGTGGTTCCTCCTGGAGAGgatctttattttttaactgCGGCAGGTAATTATTTTCTGTTTGCTTTGAATACGAGTCAACAGGTTATTTCGGTTAATCCTATGACCAAGACGGTTAAGAAGATTCCTCCGAGTCCGTTAGGCCGACGTGGCACGTCCTCGTGGAGAAGGTCCGGGATCAAGCTGCTGTCAGGGTCTGACAGTTTTCGGTTTTTATTCGCGGAATTGTACGAAGATTACCCGACTCTATTCGTTTACAGCTCGGACACGGATAAGTGGCGGTCCATCAGGGCGGGAGAAAGAGAAACTGATAATGAAATTCCACGTGGAAATATTAAAACCGAAAGTGATTTTATTTACTTAAGTGTAGTGAACGGACAAAGCGAGAGCATTTTAATCGCGGTTGGAGTGGAGGATTTTGACAGGCCTGTTGTCGTGAGGCCGCGATTTGACGGGGGAGGAATCGAGCGATTCGCGGTGGGATTTTCGTCGGGGCATACGAGCGATCGGTTCCACGTGTACGGTGACGGGAACATGATGATAGTGAGATCAGATAGTTCGAACGGGGACACAGACAGGAGGGTGAGAATGTTGAAAGGTGTGGAGCTGTGGGGCATGAGCCAAAGTGGGAGGCAATGGGAGTTGGTTTCAAGAGTCCCGGAAGGACTaattgaagaaataaaaaagcCTTATGGGGTTATGATGGGTTGTGTGATGCTGAAAAATGGGACATTCAGGGCTGTTTTGATGTCAAATTATGAAGGGGTGTGGGACATAATCTGGCTATGTTATGACACTGAGGAGAAGATTTGGAGTTGGGTTCCACTGCCTGATTGCAAGATGAAAAATTCTAATATGGCTGGAATTACTTTTTCTTCTGGCCTCACTCTGGCCTAGCTAGACCACTTGTAATTAACCTCCTTTTGTTGTGTCATTTCTGTGTGTTTTGCTACGGCCTAcaggttttgacttttgatAGTGGTAATTTGGTATATGCTAGGCCTACCTATGTTTTAGAGTCTAATCAAGGAAAGCCTCTTAGGATTAGGGTACATGTCACGGCAGTTCTCACTGGCATGCCTATAGGCATGTATTTTACAAAAAGGCATGCCCAAATGGCATGCCATTTTCCATTAAATATAGCAAAAACTGCTGCATCATTATAGGATTGATACTAAAGTGCacttacaaatataacaaaatttagtaAATATCGAGAACAGAACTTAGTACAGTACTAACTTATATTAGtagtttatctaatatttaactatgaagttggactatatttaaaattttcaatatctataagatataatatttatataaattttattatttatataaaaaattagtaaaaaggcATGCCAAATGGACAAAAGGCATGCCTAGGGCATGCCCAGTCTGGCATGCCCAATCTGGCATGCCCGTGCCGCTGTGACATGAACCCTACTTAGGATGTCCAAAAGAATGGGCTCTAACATGTCTTGGGCCTTTTCACATGAGACTATTTACTTGTGAGGAGTTCATTGAGAGTAAAATGAGTAATGCATGGTGAATAGCTACTGTTGTTCTAAGTTCGTTTTGTTATGCAGCTAAACTATGATTGTATTCTGAATCAGAAATTTTGACTCCTTAATGAACACATTTAGGGGCCGTGGCCCCAATTTCCTTCAAAAAATAAGCTGATATGATCCTTCGGGAAATAACAAGACGTTTACAAACCTATCCATATGATCATACATATGAAATAACAACAAGACGTTTACAAACTTGACTCGTCGCCTGAAAACCAGTTAGATTAAAAACCATCCCCATGTCATGTCTCAAGACCAACCCAAAGAAAATTTTTCAGGACAATAGAATCATGATCATTTCGGACGGACACTAGTTGAAATCTGTCGCCATCAGAGATGATGCAGACGTGTTAGAACTGATAATGTGAGTAACAACAGCGTATGGGACTTGAATCTGTGAGGTGTCCGCTCTATACAACACCCATGTTCTGGTTGGAAAAATTGGTCCCCGAATCCAGCTTTGCACTTCTTCCTCTCGATCCATAACCACCGATTTCGTGTATTGTATGCAAACAAGTTTAATATACAGGTGAAGGACCTACGACTACAAACCTGTCCACGAGAACAAGAATAAATTATAACGACTTATTTTTTGTACAATAATACTTTGCAAATTCCCCCGACTCAACTATATATTATTGCACTTTTTGCTCAGCCGGAGGCTggtatttatgtatatatgtaatgtatgtagaatatttattattaaattttatttcaaccACGAGaacttataatataattgtaattgtaatatgattttataaattgtatGTACTACAttcctaaataaatattataacatttcaactatgaatataaaatatttcagaTTTGTATAAACTTGTATGTTTGTGTCATACAAATAAAACTttatactaaatataaaaaataaatgaatgtgtctagtaatatttaataaatattactaCAAAATATAGTAGTACTTGACGTGAATACACACAGTTCACGCAGGTGACCGACCAAGCCAGAATTTTTTCCC of Daucus carota subsp. sativus chromosome 3, DH1 v3.0, whole genome shotgun sequence contains these proteins:
- the LOC108213088 gene encoding uncharacterized protein LOC108213088 codes for the protein METRRNITTNTVGFCLLPSELIQYIIANLVLPDIFVLRTVNKFITSVISDRDFVRDYNIRSSSATWLFVYKKRWHRDAMLHGFTDCSNRWFGILIADVLRSVVPPGEDLYFLTAAGNYFLFALNTSQQVISVNPMTKTVKKIPPSPLGRRGTSSWRRSGIKLLSGSDSFRFLFAELYEDYPTLFVYSSDTDKWRSIRAGERETDNEIPRGNIKTESDFIYLSVVNGQSESILIAVGVEDFDRPVVVRPRFDGGGIERFAVGFSSGHTSDRFHVYGDGNMMIVRSDSSNGDTDRRVRMLKGVELWGMSQSGRQWELVSRVPEGLIEEIKKPYGVMMGCVMLKNGTFRAVLMSNYEGVWDIIWLCYDTEEKIWSWVPLPDCKMKNSNMAGITFSSGLTLA